The Mesobacillus boroniphilus region TGAGAATAGCGGAGATATACAACCGAAGGAGACCCTATGTTACATGATCTTAATATGATGGGGAAATCACCATTTCAACCACTGATACTACTAGAAACGAATATAGTAATGAAGTGTTAGTAACACAACTTGCAAATCAAATGATATAACAGAAACTGATGAATGGACTATATTTTATCAGGTTGCAGCGAAACGAAGAGAGATAACAGTATATTATTCATTTGAAAATAAAGTCATAGTTAAACCCGGGCATTGTTAATGAAACAATGCTTTGTCTCATGCCGATTTTCTCAGTTTCACCGTTCGCTTGTTGGGCATAATTTTAAAAAAGGTATGTCTCTGTGTTTCCAAAAAAAAGATTGACACTATAATGTTATAGGAGTAATTTATACTTATTAATTTGAATAAAGACCTTTTTGCTGAATCATTTGAGCGGGGGAACCAATTTTGATAAAGCTACTTTATCTTGGGGTGAATTTTAGCGAATGAAGCTAAAAAGGGATACTCTCAATCCCTAATCCGACAGCTAACTCCGTAAGCCGTGAAGAGAGAAGGGTTGATGATATTTACATTGACCATTCTTATTAGGGATGGTCTTTTTGTGCTTGCATCCACTTTTATTAAAAAATCCGACAAAGTAAAGAAGGGGTTTTCTTGACGTTTTTTAAAAGGAACTGGTTAAAACCTGCGCAAATCATTGTATTGTTTTATGTCATTGCTGTATTGATCTCTGCATTGCTCCTTAGTCTCCCTATTGCTCTAAAACCGGGGGTGAGCTGGACATTTATAGATGTTTTATTCACGGCAGTTAGTGCGGTTAGTGTAACAGGACTAGCTGTTGTATCGACACCAGATACCTTTAGTACAGCTGGGATCTTTATTTTGATGTTTATCCTTCAGTTTGGCGGGATTGGAATCATGACGCTTGGAACGTTTTTATGGCTATTGGTGAGAAAGAAGATCGGCCTTAAAGATCGACAGTTAATCATGACTGATCAGAATCAATCTCAAATATCTGGCCTGGTCAAACTCATGAGGCAAATATTGGCCATCATCGTCTTGATCGAGGCGGTTGGGGCTCTTATTCTAGGAACCTATTTTATTGGCTATTTCCCGACATGGCAAGAAGCCTATCTTCAAGGCTTATTTGCGGCGGTAAGTGCCACGACGAATGCTGGCTTTGATATTACAGGGAGTTCACTGATTCCCTTTGCGCATGATTATTTCGTGCAATCCGTAAATATCATTTTATTAACTTTGGGAGCCATTGGTTTTCCTGTATTAGTAGAATTAAAGGAATTCATTCTGAATCGAAACAAACAAAATCAATCGCATTTTTCCTTATATACCAAGCTGACTACTTTAACTTTCTTTGCTCTTATGTTCTTTGGTACATTCGCAATCCTGCTCTTTGAATATAATCATTTTTTTAGCAACTACAACTGGCATGAGTCGTTTTTTTATGCCTGGTTCCAGTCATCCTCCACTAGAAACGGGGGGCTTGCTACGATGA contains the following coding sequences:
- a CDS encoding TrkH family potassium uptake protein, which translates into the protein MTFFKRNWLKPAQIIVLFYVIAVLISALLLSLPIALKPGVSWTFIDVLFTAVSAVSVTGLAVVSTPDTFSTAGIFILMFILQFGGIGIMTLGTFLWLLVRKKIGLKDRQLIMTDQNQSQISGLVKLMRQILAIIVLIEAVGALILGTYFIGYFPTWQEAYLQGLFAAVSATTNAGFDITGSSLIPFAHDYFVQSVNIILLTLGAIGFPVLVELKEFILNRNKQNQSHFSLYTKLTTLTFFALMFFGTFAILLFEYNHFFSNYNWHESFFYAWFQSSSTRNGGLATMNVSDFSNPTLLLLCFLMFIGASPSSVGGGIRTTTFAVIILLIVNFAKGHNAIKVFGRELHEEDVRKSVVVSFLAMILCFAAVVILNATESFSMMEILFEVSSAFGTTGLSMGITPELSTAGKIVIISLMFIGRIGILSFIFLFSRGKLEPKCHYPKERLIVG